The nucleotide sequence GTTTATCACTATTTCTGGTATATCTTGGCTGGCTTATTTCAAACATCCTACTTGTGTTCTGTAGTTCAAATGCTTATCCCATTACCCAGTCTGTCCTAAGCTTAAGGTCGTGAACTGCTATGCTGATTTTGAGTACATTGTTCACTCTCTGAGTGCAAAGGGCTCCGAGGTAGCAAAATAGCCTCAAACTATGATGTTCCCTCAGTCATGCTTCACTGCTGGGAGAAGGGTTAGGTGCTGATCTGTGAacatgtgtctgttttactcCAAACACAGTGCTGTGCATGGCTCATCGTTCTGTCCACACTTTCCCAGAAGGGTTGCAGATCATCCAGATGATCTTTTGCAAAACTGGgataatgatttattttttcttttcgaGCAGAGTGGTTTCCTTTGCAGCGTCCTTCCATTACCACCAttctttatttgtgtttttatggtgAACACTAAACAAAGAGTTCAGCAATTTGCTCAGATGGACTCGTGACTTGTTGACGGTGTATACTGCCTCTTGCATTATGACACCCAGCATAGgctctacctgcactgcaaGGATTATTTTTCTAAGTGTGATCTTTGCAGAATATCCACACAAAGGTAGAGGAGCAACATTCCTGAAGTTCCTTCATTTGTAGccagtttgtctttttgtggACTTATGAACAGCTGCGCCTTTAGAAATGCAGctgcagctttttccagctttgtGCATGTAGAACTGcacaaaactggaaaaaaaagctgcagctttTACTTATACTTCTTCATTCCACACAtcaaatttcattttcattactttgaaaaagttaGTACAGATGTTAACAACCCCTAAAAACAGTGAGGCAAGAAATGGTTACTgttactgacttttttttttcattacaacTATTTGTGTGTCAGACCACACCTTATCATTTATCAGTTTGTAAATCCTGATAATCTAAAGGGTTCAGAGTGGTTCACATGCAGATAGTACATGGACTGCGCCTGCGTGGTTTCAGAAGAAACGCCcgattttctttctcttttttttcttctgtttttgataAGCCTGTGCGACCGCAGGCTCAACCTGATTGGGTCATTTTACAAAAAGGAAGTGAAAACATGTTGCGCTTTTTCGAGCACGATGAACTATAGCCACGCAGGATATTTGTGGACAATGTGAAATAAGTAACAGTAACTGCACGCTAAACCCTTTTTACCAGCTGCAGGCCAGCTCTTACAGCGTGCGAGAGCTGGAAATGCAAAAGGTTCACTTTACAGATGGACACTCGGGATTAATTTGAGAGCTCAGACGCCGCTTCCTGGTTTGTTGGACtcaaagagaaataaaagtCCGCGTGTCATTCATAAAGATAAGCCAGACTCTGCAGAGGGGCAGAAATGGATCAAGCACGACCCCAAACCACACAGGAAAGCAAGGTAAAAGAATCAAACGTGCAAAACCCCTCGGAGTTACAAAGCTGTCAAAATGCACTTCTTGTGCGCATGCTTTGAGTGTCGTAGACTCGACtgacctttctttcttttttttatttccaatcATTTACAATGAGAATTAATGAATCAAATTGTCAGGAAATGACACAAACAATACTCCTGCGATATCTGAAAAACTCCAAATATAACAGGAAGGAAGACTCGTTTGTAAGCACAGGGGGCACTAATGGGTAGAATGCTTTGTCTATTTAAaatcttgtttattttccagaaAGTCAGTGATACCAATAAGcgtcaatattttatttcacctACAGGAGTCTCCCCCCCCCTTAAATGTGTTAAATGTTATGCTTTTTATTGAATGTGGTATAGCAAGGTTTTCCTGTCCTGATCCCAGAACTCCAAAAACGAAATCGAAAGTGTTCCGGATAGATCACATTGTGTTTAAAGCTCCGCGTGGAGATACTTAATCCATTACTATTACTTCTTCttatttctttgcaaactcctttgacttctTCTTAGGGAGTCTCATAAGTACGTTTGtcgctactactactactactactaataataataatattataatcAACTTGTTTGTCCACTTAGAAAATGTAGTCAAGTCAATCTCATTTTAGTATAtagatttaattttatttaaaatgctgTAAATATAAGAAGCTTGTCAAATATTTTGGAATTTATTATTTCCCAGACTGATTCATCTCTTATAGATTCATGTCCTACTTTTCTGTAACATCCTTATACCTGTGATTAACTGTGATGCTGTCTTCAGGGGTCAGTGTCACAGCGGTACAAGGAACACAGTGATGACTCCACTGACAAGAGGGCTGCCAACAACACTGTGTCTCCGGCTAAGGTACAtcctgtttaattaaaaaaaaaaaaaaactttatagaCTATTCTTGTAAAACACCAGATTGTGATGACTTGGGTAACCCCTGTCAATTCAGGATGAGAAGAGGGCGATCAGAAGAGTGCGAAGTCCATCCAGACCGAGGGCATGGTTGCCCACTTCTTACAAACCAAAGTTTGCAGGGCAGTTCTACAAGTCTCGGTAAGAATGCCTAGGTGGGAACTGGGAGTACTGATACCTAGCCTGAGAATAATTCTGACTGCTctgacatcttttttttaactccctAAATGATGCAGTTTTACAAGGGATGACCATGCATTCCACAAAGCCGGCTTTGGCACCCAGCGGCACCACCCCTTGAACCACCGGGCTTACGTCCACCGGAGAGATCACTTCCATTCTAAACTTCACCACATTCCACTGAGGGAAAGGGTCAGGCCGAAGGAGCgggagaaggagaaagagaagTACGAGCAGAGAGAGAGCACCGAGGGAAGCTCCTCTCCAAAGCAAGAAAACAGTAAGTTCTACAGAAGAAGTCTGTGATAATACAGACGGTTgtagcacacaaacacactccctttgttttatttaaacatttacacagacataaaaaggtcataaaaaatatatgtgaGGCCCATAAAGACATGTCTTAAAGACTTGGGTGTGGAACAAATTCGACTGTTATTAATAATTCAGCTTCCAATATTCTTCTTGCTTGATTTCCATATGATGGA is from Oreochromis niloticus isolate F11D_XX linkage group LG20, O_niloticus_UMD_NMBU, whole genome shotgun sequence and encodes:
- the LOC100695980 gene encoding periphilin-1, with amino-acid sequence MDQARPQTTQESKGSVSQRYKEHSDDSTDKRAANNTVSPAKDEKRAIRRVRSPSRPRAWLPTSYKPKFAGQFYKSRFTRDDHAFHKAGFGTQRHHPLNHRAYVHRRDHFHSKLHHIPLRERVRPKEREKEKEKYEQRESTEGSSSPKQENTTRPFSSRSSSSRDKDMQFTSNRNQSRERDHRGTKSKERSGERELPSTVSQTAARDRAIQQKRKEIDEVYYQECEMFGFVVKMLIEKDPSLERPIQSSLQENLRDIGKRCVEAMEKFIEDYDSRELSR